In Streptomyces sp. NBC_00878, a single window of DNA contains:
- a CDS encoding HAD family hydrolase, with product MTIRAVVWDVDDTLFDYTTADRAGMRGHLAAEGLLDGYASVEQALGRWRELTDEQWARYAAGEVDWEEGRRDRVRAFLGQPLTDTEAEDWFLRYLAHYEAAWALFPDVLPVLDALAGSHRHSVLSNSSIRVQDHKLRVLGVRDRFESVLCAAELGVSKPAAQAFHAACEALALPPHEVAYVGDHPEVDGQGAADAGLFSVWIDRGGVSAVTAPGPDAAPDGARDQLSGLRRIASLAELPAILRPDTRFGAPSTFR from the coding sequence ATGACGATCAGAGCCGTGGTCTGGGACGTGGACGACACCCTCTTCGACTACACCACGGCCGACCGTGCCGGTATGCGCGGACATCTCGCCGCCGAGGGCCTGCTCGACGGCTACGCCTCCGTCGAGCAGGCCCTCGGCCGCTGGCGCGAGCTCACCGACGAGCAGTGGGCGAGGTACGCGGCGGGGGAGGTGGACTGGGAGGAGGGCCGCCGGGACCGGGTGCGCGCCTTTCTCGGCCAACCCCTCACCGACACGGAGGCGGAGGACTGGTTCCTCCGCTACCTCGCGCACTACGAGGCGGCCTGGGCGCTGTTCCCGGACGTGCTCCCCGTCCTCGACGCCCTGGCGGGCAGCCACCGCCACTCCGTGCTGTCCAACTCCAGCATCCGGGTCCAGGACCACAAGCTGCGCGTCCTCGGCGTACGGGACAGGTTCGAGTCCGTGCTGTGCGCGGCCGAGCTGGGTGTCTCGAAGCCCGCGGCGCAGGCGTTCCACGCGGCCTGCGAAGCGCTCGCCCTGCCGCCGCACGAGGTCGCGTACGTCGGGGACCACCCGGAGGTCGACGGCCAGGGCGCGGCCGACGCCGGACTGTTCTCGGTCTGGATCGACCGCGGCGGCGTGAGCGCCGTCACCGCCCCGGGTCCGGACGCCGCACCGGACGGGGCGCGGGATCAGCTCTCCGGCCTGCGGCGGATCGCCTCGCTGGCCGAACTCCCCGCGATCCTCCGGCCCGATACCCGTTTTGGAGCGCCGTCCACCTTCAGGTAA
- a CDS encoding type II toxin-antitoxin system RelE/ParE family toxin produces MTEYRVQFTVEARTTFDALPGERRAQLDKAVRILARDPFRKNSTAQLGPDEHLRKAYVAPGVMLEYMVAGAIMVVVVAEIFDESAYLIDEDDAV; encoded by the coding sequence ATGACCGAGTACCGCGTCCAGTTCACCGTCGAGGCCCGTACGACGTTCGACGCCCTGCCCGGAGAGCGCCGAGCCCAGTTGGACAAGGCGGTGCGCATACTGGCTCGTGACCCGTTCCGCAAGAACTCAACCGCCCAGCTGGGTCCGGACGAGCATCTACGCAAGGCCTACGTGGCCCCTGGCGTGATGCTGGAGTACATGGTGGCCGGCGCGATCATGGTCGTCGTGGTAGCGGAGATCTTCGACGAGAGCGCGTATCTGATCGACGAGGACGACGCCGTCTGA
- the gltX gene encoding glutamate--tRNA ligase produces MANANSPKSSTPLGQGVPPRVRFCPSPTGNPHVGLVRTALFNWAFARHNEGTLVFRIEDTDAARDSEESYGQLLDSMRWLGFDWDEGPEVGGPHEPYRQSQRMDIYRDVAAKLLEAGHAYYCYCSTEELDARRDAARAAGKPSGYDGHCRALTAEQTEAYKAEGRTPIVRFRMPDETITFTDLVRGEITYLPENVPDYGIVRANGAPLYTLVNPVDDALMEITHVLRGEDLLSSTPRQIALYKALAELGIAKSVPAFGHLPYVMGEGNKKLSKRDPQSSLNLYRERGFLPEGLLNYLSLLGWSLSADQDIFTMDEMVAAFDVTDVNPNPARFDLKKAEAINADHIRLLDVKDFAERCAPWLKAPFAPWAPEDFDQAQWDAIAPHAQTRLKVLSEITDNVDFLFLPEPVFDEASWTKAMKEGSDALLRTAREKLDAADWSSPDSLKDAVLAAGEEHGLKLGKAQAPVRVAVTGRTIGLPLFESLEILGKEKTLSRIDATLAKLTA; encoded by the coding sequence GTGGCTAACGCGAACTCCCCCAAGTCCTCGACTCCGCTCGGACAGGGGGTGCCCCCACGTGTACGTTTCTGTCCGTCCCCGACCGGCAACCCCCACGTGGGCCTGGTCCGTACCGCCCTGTTCAACTGGGCGTTCGCCCGGCACAACGAAGGCACGCTGGTCTTCCGCATCGAGGACACCGACGCGGCCCGCGACTCCGAGGAGTCCTACGGCCAGCTGCTCGACTCGATGCGCTGGCTGGGCTTCGACTGGGACGAGGGCCCCGAGGTCGGCGGCCCGCACGAGCCGTACCGCCAGTCACAGCGGATGGACATCTACCGCGATGTGGCGGCCAAGCTCCTGGAGGCGGGCCACGCCTACTACTGCTACTGCTCCACGGAGGAGCTGGACGCCCGCCGCGACGCCGCCCGCGCCGCCGGCAAGCCGTCCGGCTACGACGGCCACTGCCGCGCCCTGACCGCCGAGCAGACCGAGGCATACAAGGCGGAGGGCCGCACGCCCATCGTCCGCTTCCGCATGCCCGACGAGACGATCACCTTCACGGACCTGGTCCGCGGCGAGATCACGTACCTCCCGGAGAACGTCCCGGACTACGGGATCGTACGGGCCAACGGAGCCCCGCTCTACACGCTCGTGAACCCGGTCGACGACGCCCTGATGGAGATCACCCACGTCCTGCGCGGCGAGGACCTGCTCTCCTCCACCCCGCGCCAGATCGCCCTCTACAAGGCACTGGCAGAGCTGGGCATCGCCAAGTCGGTGCCCGCCTTCGGACACCTGCCGTACGTGATGGGCGAGGGCAACAAGAAGCTCTCCAAGCGCGACCCGCAGTCCTCGCTGAACCTCTACCGGGAGCGCGGTTTCCTCCCGGAGGGCCTGCTCAACTACCTCTCCCTGCTCGGCTGGTCGCTCTCCGCCGACCAGGACATCTTCACGATGGACGAGATGGTCGCGGCCTTCGACGTGACGGACGTGAACCCGAACCCGGCCCGCTTCGACCTCAAGAAGGCCGAGGCGATCAACGCCGACCACATCCGCCTGCTGGATGTGAAGGACTTCGCCGAGCGCTGCGCCCCCTGGCTGAAGGCCCCCTTCGCGCCCTGGGCGCCGGAGGACTTCGACCAGGCCCAGTGGGACGCGATCGCCCCGCACGCCCAGACCCGCCTCAAGGTCCTCTCCGAGATCACGGACAACGTCGACTTCCTGTTCCTGCCGGAGCCGGTCTTCGACGAGGCGTCCTGGACCAAGGCCATGAAGGAGGGCAGCGACGCGCTGTTGCGTACGGCCCGCGAGAAGCTGGACGCGGCCGACTGGTCTTCGCCCGACTCCCTCAAGGATGCCGTCCTGGCCGCCGGCGAGGAGCACGGCCTCAAGCTCGGCAAGGCGCAGGCCCCGGTCCGCGTCGCCGTCACCGGCCGCACGATCGGCCTGCCGCTCTTCGAGTCCCTGGAGATCCTGGGCAAGGAGAAGACGCTGTCCCGCATCGACGCGACGCTGGCGAAGCTGACCGCGTAG
- a CDS encoding fumarylacetoacetate hydrolase family protein, with translation MRIARFSIDGNVAFGAVEGESPPGSTDGLVLDIIKGHPFTDFELSGTKVPLSKVRLLPPMLPNKVVAFGRNYAEHAREMGNEVPDAPFAFFKPSTSVIGPGDEIAYPSFSNEVHHEAELAVVIGRMCREVPRERVKDVILGYTCANDVTARDVQRREKQWARAKGFDSSCPLGPWVETDLDPSDLTIMCTVNGQQRQLGRTSEMIHSVEDLIVNITEAMTLLPGDVILTGTPAGVGPLTVGDEVAVTIEGIGTLTNKVIKRG, from the coding sequence GTGCGCATCGCCAGGTTCTCCATCGACGGCAACGTCGCGTTCGGCGCGGTCGAGGGCGAGAGCCCTCCTGGGTCGACCGACGGGCTCGTGCTCGACATCATCAAGGGCCATCCGTTCACGGACTTCGAGCTCTCCGGCACGAAGGTCCCGCTGAGCAAGGTCCGGCTCCTGCCGCCCATGCTCCCCAACAAGGTCGTGGCCTTCGGCCGCAACTACGCGGAGCACGCCAGGGAGATGGGCAACGAGGTGCCCGACGCCCCGTTCGCCTTCTTCAAGCCGTCCACCTCGGTGATCGGCCCCGGCGACGAGATCGCGTACCCCTCCTTCTCGAACGAGGTGCACCACGAGGCCGAGCTGGCCGTCGTGATCGGCCGGATGTGCCGCGAGGTCCCGCGCGAGCGCGTCAAGGACGTCATCCTCGGCTACACCTGCGCCAACGACGTCACCGCACGCGACGTCCAGCGGCGCGAGAAGCAGTGGGCCCGGGCCAAGGGCTTCGACTCCTCCTGCCCGCTCGGCCCCTGGGTGGAGACGGACCTCGACCCGTCCGACCTGACCATCATGTGCACGGTCAACGGCCAACAGCGCCAGCTGGGCCGCACCAGCGAGATGATCCACTCCGTCGAGGACCTGATCGTCAACATCACCGAGGCCATGACGCTGCTCCCCGGCGACGTGATCCTCACGGGCACCCCCGCGGGGGTCGGCCCCCTCACTGTCGGCGACGAGGTCGCCGTCACCATCGAAGGCATCGGCACTCTCACCAACAAGGTGATCAAGCGTGGCTAA
- a CDS encoding nitrate- and nitrite sensing domain-containing protein: protein MQGRFKRDGSASAEPEPHGGTGTGSSPQHAQNPGPAQAGDNGERSSRTGAPMGVQGKGGPNAVNGGPGNPPAAPPTAKSPSGPGSRIALRNWRISTRLVSLLALPVVAATSLGAFRISDTMDEIQQLENMKLLTDMTKQATELASALQEERDKSAGPLANGTKASDFTVKGVRDKSDRARAAFMEGTHELDDAGDDENLDGVRDNVVAIATQLNTLSGIRNNAFQDNRNSSQSIEAYHRLIDQLLGLSQDMAEATSNPEMIQRTRALAAFSTAKEYASIQRAVIAAALPATDATYGKLSENDRQYGLSAFENQKAELTSFASIYEGNSRELTKTLDEPSPTIKAADTYAERVLRRQNGLQLRDKRSYLDWVDADSAKYLQMSNIELTLLNEMEQKARELRNEAEQEAIISGALILLVLGVSLVGAFVVARSMIRSLRRLQDTATKVAQDRLPELVKQLSESDPQDVDTSVESVGVHSKDEIGQVAAAFDDVHREAVRLAAEQALLRGNVNAMFTNLSRRSQGLIQRQLSLISELESREADPDQLSSLFKLDHLATRMRRNGENLLVLAGEEPGRRWTRPVPLVDVLRAAASEVEQYERIELAAVPTTEVAGRVVNDLVHLLAELLENATSFSSPQTKVKVTGHALPDGRVLIEIHDTGIGLSPEDLAAINERLASPPTVDVSVSRRMGLFVVGRLSQRHGIRIQLRPSDSGGTTALVMLPVDVAQGGKKVPGNKQGQGAPLSGGPAAAQAAAGVAAARRGGAGGGPALGAGGGNGGRLNAGPQRGQVGAGTAPRAALPRPDAGGHPGGPGGARGPQTPPPPQGRPAPAGAGAAQGFQSTGTGGQQGFNGFGNSSGQQDLFGGGRDTMGGNNRGPVPPPPQQRPTNGDQGRRPQPPKQPQLPPLGGPRAELPGGNPQPRVPSWSDDNAQPPVPRSSMDTPRGHDEVDATSQMPRISDHRGPGSPASTSEFPRIEDRQGHGSTGEYPRPDYDAPRSGAGAPQGTGQFVRPDVFGQPNPSGTGQNPSSGGQYNRQDPASTGQFAMPGYDAGSTGQYAAPGQDVQQNDTGRFPTPNHGERQGGDTGQFERPGTNGSRPQRPQQPPQPRRRPALPQEPEALPPATGPGDGRTPLYDTLETNWFNQAQAANSQNGSGQTNGQAVNGEQAPQQPAQAPTPPQRPVPTASASASWRTTPNDELGRQAERVRQPSAGGVTVSGLPRRVPRANLVAGTAQQQQHQTGPQVSRAPDDVRGRLTNLRRGIQQGRQAGTGQTGSFPSPTHQQER from the coding sequence GTGCAGGGACGTTTCAAGAGGGATGGCAGCGCTTCGGCGGAGCCGGAGCCGCACGGCGGGACCGGCACCGGTTCCTCGCCCCAGCACGCCCAGAACCCAGGACCGGCGCAGGCCGGCGACAACGGTGAGCGCTCGTCGCGCACCGGTGCGCCCATGGGAGTCCAGGGCAAGGGCGGTCCGAACGCGGTGAACGGCGGCCCGGGTAACCCACCCGCCGCACCGCCCACGGCAAAGAGCCCCAGTGGCCCCGGCTCGCGAATAGCCCTGCGCAACTGGCGCATCTCCACGCGTCTGGTGTCGCTGCTCGCGCTGCCCGTGGTCGCCGCGACGTCGCTGGGTGCCTTCCGCATCAGCGACACGATGGACGAGATCCAGCAGCTCGAGAACATGAAGCTGCTGACCGACATGACGAAGCAGGCGACCGAGCTCGCCTCCGCGCTCCAGGAGGAGCGCGACAAGTCGGCCGGTCCGCTCGCCAACGGCACGAAGGCGTCCGACTTCACCGTCAAGGGCGTCCGCGACAAGTCGGACCGTGCGCGTGCCGCCTTCATGGAAGGCACCCACGAGCTCGACGACGCGGGCGACGACGAGAACCTCGACGGCGTCCGGGACAACGTGGTGGCCATCGCCACCCAGCTGAACACCCTGAGCGGCATCCGCAACAACGCCTTCCAGGACAACCGGAACTCCTCCCAGTCGATCGAGGCGTACCACCGGCTCATCGACCAACTGCTGGGCCTCTCCCAGGACATGGCCGAGGCGACCAGCAACCCGGAGATGATCCAGCGCACCCGCGCCCTGGCGGCCTTCTCCACCGCCAAGGAGTACGCGTCGATCCAGCGCGCGGTCATCGCCGCGGCCCTGCCGGCCACCGACGCCACGTACGGCAAGCTCTCCGAGAACGACCGGCAGTACGGTCTGTCCGCCTTCGAGAACCAGAAGGCCGAACTCACCAGCTTCGCCAGCATCTACGAGGGCAACTCGCGCGAGCTGACGAAGACGCTCGACGAGCCGAGCCCGACCATCAAGGCGGCCGACACCTACGCCGAGCGCGTACTGCGGCGCCAGAACGGTCTGCAGCTGCGCGACAAGCGCTCGTACCTGGACTGGGTGGACGCCGACTCCGCCAAGTACCTGCAGATGTCGAACATCGAGCTGACGCTGCTCAACGAGATGGAGCAGAAGGCCCGTGAGCTGCGCAACGAGGCCGAGCAGGAAGCGATCATCTCCGGTGCGCTGATCCTGCTGGTGCTCGGTGTCTCGCTGGTCGGCGCCTTCGTGGTGGCCCGCTCCATGATCCGCTCGCTGCGCCGTCTCCAGGACACCGCGACGAAGGTCGCCCAGGACCGGCTGCCCGAGCTGGTCAAGCAGCTGTCCGAGTCCGACCCGCAGGACGTCGACACGTCCGTCGAGTCGGTCGGTGTGCACTCCAAGGACGAGATCGGCCAGGTGGCCGCGGCCTTCGACGACGTGCACCGCGAGGCCGTTCGACTGGCCGCCGAGCAGGCGCTGCTGCGAGGCAACGTCAACGCGATGTTCACCAACCTCTCGCGCCGCTCCCAGGGCCTCATCCAGCGTCAGCTGTCGCTCATCTCCGAACTGGAGTCCCGCGAGGCCGACCCGGACCAGCTGTCCTCGCTGTTCAAGCTCGACCACCTCGCGACCCGCATGCGCCGTAACGGCGAGAACCTCCTGGTGCTCGCCGGTGAAGAGCCCGGCCGCCGCTGGACCCGCCCGGTCCCGCTGGTCGACGTGCTCCGTGCCGCCGCCTCCGAGGTGGAGCAGTACGAGCGCATCGAACTGGCCGCCGTGCCGACGACCGAGGTCGCCGGCCGCGTGGTCAACGACCTCGTGCACCTGCTCGCCGAGCTGCTGGAGAACGCCACCTCGTTCTCCTCCCCGCAGACCAAGGTCAAGGTCACCGGTCACGCGCTGCCCGACGGCCGCGTACTGATCGAGATCCACGACACCGGTATCGGCCTCTCGCCCGAGGACCTCGCGGCGATCAACGAGCGGCTCGCCTCGCCGCCCACCGTGGACGTCTCGGTCTCCCGCCGCATGGGTCTGTTCGTGGTCGGCCGGCTGTCCCAGCGCCACGGCATCCGCATCCAGCTGCGTCCGTCCGACTCCGGTGGTACGACCGCGCTGGTCATGCTGCCCGTCGATGTCGCCCAGGGCGGCAAGAAGGTTCCGGGCAACAAGCAGGGCCAGGGTGCCCCCCTCAGCGGCGGTCCGGCCGCCGCGCAGGCCGCGGCCGGTGTCGCGGCGGCCCGTCGGGGCGGTGCCGGAGGCGGTCCCGCCCTCGGCGCCGGCGGCGGCAACGGCGGACGGCTCAACGCCGGACCGCAGCGCGGCCAGGTCGGTGCCGGTACCGCTCCGCGGGCCGCGCTGCCCAGGCCGGACGCGGGCGGTCACCCGGGCGGACCGGGCGGAGCGCGCGGTCCTCAGACTCCCCCGCCCCCGCAGGGCAGGCCGGCTCCGGCCGGTGCCGGTGCCGCGCAGGGCTTCCAGTCCACGGGCACGGGCGGACAGCAGGGCTTCAACGGTTTCGGCAACAGCTCCGGTCAGCAGGACCTGTTCGGTGGCGGACGCGACACGATGGGCGGCAACAACCGCGGCCCCGTGCCCCCGCCGCCCCAGCAGCGTCCGACCAACGGCGACCAGGGCCGTCGTCCGCAGCCGCCGAAGCAGCCGCAGCTGCCGCCGCTCGGTGGTCCGCGTGCCGAGCTGCCCGGCGGCAACCCGCAGCCGCGCGTGCCCAGCTGGAGCGACGACAACGCGCAGCCGCCGGTGCCGCGTTCCTCGATGGACACCCCGCGCGGCCACGACGAGGTGGACGCCACCTCGCAGATGCCGCGGATCAGCGACCACCGGGGCCCGGGCTCGCCCGCGTCCACCTCGGAGTTCCCGCGGATCGAGGACCGTCAGGGTCACGGTTCCACGGGTGAGTACCCGCGACCGGACTACGACGCCCCGCGTTCCGGCGCGGGTGCGCCGCAGGGCACCGGGCAGTTCGTCCGCCCGGACGTCTTCGGTCAGCCGAATCCTTCCGGCACGGGTCAGAACCCCTCCTCCGGCGGCCAGTACAACCGCCAGGACCCCGCTTCCACCGGCCAGTTCGCGATGCCCGGCTACGACGCCGGCTCCACCGGTCAGTACGCGGCGCCGGGGCAGGACGTTCAGCAGAACGACACCGGCCGGTTCCCGACGCCGAACCACGGCGAGCGGCAGGGCGGTGACACCGGGCAGTTCGAGCGTCCCGGCACCAACGGCAGTCGGCCGCAGCGTCCGCAGCAGCCCCCGCAGCCGCGTCGGCGTCCCGCGCTCCCCCAGGAGCCCGAGGCGCTGCCCCCGGCGACGGGTCCCGGCGACGGACGTACGCCGCTGTACGACACCCTGGAGACCAACTGGTTCAACCAGGCCCAGGCCGCCAACAGCCAGAACGGCAGCGGCCAGACCAATGGTCAGGCCGTCAACGGCGAGCAGGCTCCGCAGCAGCCCGCGCAGGCTCCGACGCCCCCACAGCGTCCGGTGCCCACCGCGTCCGCGTCCGCCTCCTGGCGGACCACCCCCAATGACGAACTCGGCCGACAGGCAGAGCGGGTACGCCAGCCCTCCGCGGGTGGCGTGACCGTCTCGGGTCTGCCGCGCCGGGTCCCCCGCGCGAACCTCGTCGCGGGGACGGCTCAGCAGCAACAGCACCAAACCGGTCCGCAGGTCTCGCGTGCGCCCGATGACGTACGCGGCCGGCTGACCAATCTTCGTAGGGGCATCCAGCAGGGCCGGCAGGCCGGTACCGGCCAGACCGGCAGCTTCCCCAGCCCCACTCACCAGCAGGAGCGTTAG
- a CDS encoding roadblock/LC7 domain-containing protein: protein MSQAAQNLNWLITNFVDNTPGVSHTVVVSADGLLLAMSEGFPRDRADQLAAVASGLTSLTAGASRIFEGGTVAQTVVEMERGFLFLMSVSDGSSLAVLSHPDCDIGLVGYEMALLVDRAGAVLTPDLRAELQGSLLH, encoded by the coding sequence ATGAGCCAGGCGGCACAGAACCTCAACTGGTTGATCACCAACTTCGTTGACAACACCCCCGGGGTGTCCCACACCGTCGTCGTTTCCGCCGACGGCCTCCTCCTGGCGATGTCCGAGGGCTTTCCGCGCGACCGCGCCGACCAGCTCGCGGCAGTCGCCTCCGGACTTACCTCACTCACGGCCGGTGCCTCCCGGATCTTCGAGGGCGGCACAGTCGCCCAGACGGTCGTCGAGATGGAACGCGGCTTCCTCTTCCTGATGTCCGTCTCGGACGGGTCGTCCCTCGCGGTCCTGTCCCACCCGGACTGCGACATCGGCCTTGTCGGCTACGAGATGGCTCTGCTCGTCGATCGTGCGGGGGCGGTACTCACGCCGGATCTGCGCGCCGAGCTCCAGGGCAGCCTGCTCCACTAG
- a CDS encoding DUF742 domain-containing protein gives MTPPTASHDPYAQPYEDEGDQPLVRPYAMTGGRTRPRYQLAIEALISTAADPAELMGLLPEHQRICHLCREVKSVAEVSALLSMPLGVARILVADLAEAGLVAIHQPGGDESNGGAPDVTLLERVLSGLRKL, from the coding sequence ATGACCCCGCCCACCGCCTCTCATGATCCGTACGCCCAGCCGTACGAGGATGAGGGCGACCAGCCGCTGGTACGTCCGTACGCGATGACCGGCGGCCGGACCCGGCCGCGCTACCAGCTCGCCATAGAGGCACTGATCAGCACCGCGGCCGACCCGGCCGAGCTGATGGGGCTGCTTCCCGAACACCAGCGGATCTGCCACCTCTGCCGTGAGGTGAAGTCGGTCGCCGAGGTGTCGGCCCTGTTGTCCATGCCCCTGGGTGTGGCACGCATTCTCGTCGCGGACCTCGCGGAGGCCGGACTCGTCGCGATCCACCAGCCGGGTGGCGACGAGAGCAACGGCGGCGCCCCGGACGTGACACTGCTCGAAAGGGTGCTCAGTGGACTTCGCAAGCTCTGA
- a CDS encoding ATP/GTP-binding protein, translating into MDFASSDGGRATTSAKIVVAGGFGVGKTTFVGAVSEINPLRTEAVMTSASAGIDDLTHTGDKTTTTVAMDFGRITLDQDLILYLFGTPGQDRFWFMWDDLVRGAIGAVVLVDTRRLADCFPAVDYFENSGLPFVIALNGFDGHQPYTPDEVREALQIGPDAPIITTDARHRADAKSALITLVEHALMARLR; encoded by the coding sequence GTGGACTTCGCAAGCTCTGACGGAGGGCGGGCTACCACCTCCGCGAAGATCGTGGTGGCAGGTGGCTTCGGCGTCGGCAAGACCACGTTCGTGGGTGCCGTCTCCGAGATCAACCCTCTGCGCACCGAGGCCGTCATGACGTCCGCCAGTGCGGGGATCGACGACCTCACTCACACCGGGGACAAGACGACGACCACCGTCGCCATGGACTTCGGCCGTATCACCCTGGACCAGGACCTGATCCTGTACCTGTTCGGTACGCCGGGGCAGGACCGCTTCTGGTTCATGTGGGACGACCTGGTACGCGGTGCGATCGGCGCCGTCGTGCTCGTCGACACCCGCCGTCTCGCCGACTGCTTCCCCGCGGTCGACTACTTCGAGAACAGCGGGCTGCCGTTCGTCATCGCCCTGAACGGCTTCGACGGCCACCAGCCGTACACGCCCGACGAGGTCCGCGAGGCCCTGCAGATCGGCCCCGACGCACCGATCATCACGACGGACGCCCGCCACCGCGCGGACGCCAAGAGCGCGCTCATCACCCTGGTCGAGCACGCCTTGATGGCCCGTCTGCGCTAG